The Prosthecobacter vanneervenii region TTGATTACAAGCCGCTGCTGAACAAACGCCATGGCGAGCAGCTTCCCGATTCTGTGCGCGGCACCCAGCGGCTCACGGGCATGTCGGGAAACCAGTCCTCCATTCCGATGGTGGGCTCTCCCTTCAAGTTCACGCAGCATGGGCAGGCAGGGGGATGGTTCAGCGAGCTGCTGCCGCACACCGCCAGCATCGCGGACGACATCTGCGTCGCGCGCTCGATGTTCACGGAGTCCATCAATCACGGCCCCGGTGTCACCTTTTTCCAGACCGGCACCCAGATCCCCGGACGTCCTAGCTTTGGCTCGTGGCTGAGCTACGGCCTGGGGGCGGAGAATGCGAATCTGCCTTCATTCACGGTGCTCATCACCAAGGGCAAAGGCGGCCAGCCGCTCGGCTCTCATCTGTGGGGCAGCGGCTTCCTGCCGACCAAGCACCAGGGCGTACTCTTCCGCGCGGCGAAGGATCCGGTGCTGTATCTTGGCAATCCGGCAGGCGTCAGTGCGGACAGCCGCAGGCTGATGCTGGATCGCCTCAAGGAGTTGCACGAGCACCAGTTCGCCGGCACGCCGGATGCGGAGATCCAGAACCGGATCGACCACTACGAGATGGCCTTCCGCATGCAGACCAGCATCCCGGAAGTGACCGACCTCAGCGACGAACCCCAGCACATCCTCGACAGCTACGGCCCGGATGTGAAGACACCCGGCACCTTTGCCGCGAACTGCCTACAGGCGCGACGCCTCGCCGAAAAAGGCGTGCGCTTCATCCAGCTCTACCACCAGGACTGGGACCACCACGGCGGCCTGCCCGGTGCGCTGCCAAAGCTCTGCAAAGAAACCGACCAGCCCGCCGCTGCCTTGGTGAAGGACCTCAAGCAGCGGGGACTGCTCGAAGACACCCTCGTCGTCTGGGGCGGCGAATTCGGCCGCACCGCTTACTGCCAGGGCAAGATCAGCACCAACTTCGGTCGCGACCACCACCCTCGCTGCTTCAGCGCCTGGTTCGCCGGCGGCGGCATCAAGGCGGGCTCCGTCTATGGCGAGACCGACGACTTCGGCTACAACACCGTCAAAGACGGACTCCACATCCACGACTTCCACGCCACTCTGATGTATCTCCTCGGCATCGACCACGAGCGGCTGACTTACAAGTTCCAGGGCCGCCGTTACCGGCTAACGGACATCCACGGAAAGGTACAGAAGGGGCTGCTGGCCTGACATTGAGCCCTGGGCTCCAACTCGCCACTATCGGCACACCTCAGCCGGGATTCGTCATTTTCGCACCATCCCTGCCGCTTGCTCTGGCCTGAATCCGGTGTTCATTGCCCATCCCCTTTCATGAGCCAAGCCCGCACCGCCAAACAGCACCGCAAAACCGCCGAGACGGACATTGAGATCGAGCTCAATGTCGATGGTTCCGGCAAATCGCAGATCGACACCGGAGTGCCGTTCTTCGACCACATGCTCACGCTGTTCAGCAAGCACGGCCTGTTTGACCTCAAGGTGAAGGTCGTGGGTGACATCGAGGTGGACTACCACCACACCGTCGAAGACACTGGCATCGTCCTGGGCAACTGCTTCCGCGAAGCCCTCGGCAACAAGGCTGGCATCACGCGCTACGGCTTCTTCCTCCTGCCCATGGATGAAACCTTGGCCGAGGTGGCGATGGACCTCAGCGGCCGCGCCTTCCTCAGCTACCATGCGCCAGAGCGCGTCGAGGCCATCGGCGGCGTGAACCGCTTCAGCTACCAGCTCGTGGAGGAGTTTCTCCGCGCCTTCTCTTCCAGCCTGCTGGCCACCCTCCACGTCGAGATCCGCCGTGGCCGCGATGCGCACCACATGGCCGAGGCCATCTTCAAAGGTCTGGCCCGCGCACTGGATGCCGCCACCAAGCTCGATCCCCGCGTCACTGGCATCCCTAGCACGAAAGACGTCCTGTGATGAAACTCGGAGTGCTTGATTACGGCGGCGGAAACCTCCGCAGCGTGCTGAATGCCTTTGATGCGATCGACGCCCACGCAGACCTCGTCACAAAGCCGGAAGACTTCGCGTCCATCGACGTGCTCGTCTTTCCTGGCCAGGGCGCGTTTGGCGACTCCATCCGCATCCTCAAAGAGACTGGCCTGTGGGAGCCCCTGCAGGCCTGGCTCAAGGCGGAAAAGCCCTACCTCGGCATCTGCCTGGGCTACCAGCTCCTGTTTGAAAGCAGCGAGGAATCCCCTGGCGTGGAAGGCCTCTGCGTGGCCAAAGGCCAGGTGAAAAAGTTCGATCCCGCCAGCGGCCTCAAGATCCCGCACATGGGCTGGAACGTGGCGCAGTGGGAGCCCGCGCAGGCTGCGGTCTGGTCCGGACTGCCGAATCCGACTCACATCTACTTTGTGCACTCGTACTACCCGGATGTGCAGGATGAATCTCTAGCGCTCTGCCGCACTGACTACGGAGTGAGCTTCATCAGCGGCATCGCGAAGAAGAATCTCGTGGCTGTGCAGTTTCATCCGGAGAAAAGCCAGGAAGCTGGACTTACACTGCTGCGGAATTCTCTGCAGGTGCTGAAGACGCAGGCCCAGATCGAGTAAAAGCAGCCGACTCCAAACCAAGGGTGGGCTTTTGGGGGCCAATCTTGGTCAAGGGGCCAGCTGTGCAGCGATGTTGCGGAGGGTTGCCTGATCCTCCTTGCAGAGGCGTGACAAGGGCACATTAAAAAACTTGCCGTCTGAGCGCTTGAAGCGGCCGGTGTCTTGGGATGCAGTGGTAAAGCCTTCAAAAGAAGCACGCATGACGCGACCTGTGGGGTCTTTCCAGTCGCGCATGGGCGTGGGCAGGACAACTTCAGCCTCTGTCGAGGCCAGAGCCAGAATGCTTCCAGCCAGTCTCTGATCCCGGCTCAGAGCAGGCAGCACCGCACCGGCCGCGTGCGGTTCAAAGTATTTCTCCAGCCGGGCCTGAGCTTCAGCTTCCGAGTAGCGGTGCTCAATCCCCCTGTCCCATTGTTCATTTTCCACATTCGCCTTCAGCAGGGTGGCATCAGGCAAGCCGCCTTCGACCACTTCATCGTAGAGAGCCACTCCTCGCACCCCCACCACCACGAGCCGAGGCTGTGGCTGCAGCGTCGCGGCCTGCCTGCAGGCCTGCGTCCATGCCATCCCTGTCATGAAACGCCTGGCCTCTTTATCAAAATTCCGCAATCCGGGCACATGCACCATGAACACACAGGACTCAGGATTGATCTGGCAGTAGCTCAAAAACTTATCATTGGAGAGGCCGAAAAAAGAGCTTGTCTCCGGCTTCTGCACTCCGAGCTCACGCTCTCTTCTGACTTTCTCTGAAAAATTCTCCGCCAGTCTTTCCGCAATGGGCGTGTTTCCGTAGCCCGTCTTGCCTTTGTCGGTATCGATCAGGCGGTTTGCCTCCATGTAGGCCGCCTTTGCCGGGCTGGGAGGTGCCATCAATTGAGTCTTGCTGATGAAATCCACCACCGGCCTGCCATAGGAGAGAACCGTCAGCACACAGGCGGTGACGACCGTCAGAACGGTCCAGCGCGGTGGAGAAATCGAGAACAATGAGTGAGAGATGTAGAGCACCACCGGACGCTGTGTGTCCGTGTCCAAGTACATCTTCTTTTTCGGCCTGCCGATGGTTTTTCCATAAAGCCAGACGGTCAGGGCCGCGCCCCAGGCATAGGCGGGCACCACCAGAAACGAGAGCAACTCAGAATGCGAGACCGCATGAACATATGCCGCCGCACGCCCCAGAACCAAGGCACCCAGAATGCCGAAAATCGCAATTAAGAAACCATGTCCTTTCCAGATAAGCATGGCCGCCTCATAACATAAAACCGGCTTCCATCTAATTATTTTTTATATTCACCCTCAACATTTGCCCAGAGCCAGTCATCTTGTGACAAATCTGTGATAGGCATACGCCCATATTCAGACATAGGACATCTTCAAGATAACGGATGTGCAGATGCCTCGTCTGAGTGAGGTAAATAGCACCTAGCATGCCAGGCCAATCCTGTGGCGGCTACTTGGCAGATGAAGTCTGAGCGCCATCCTGCCCCTCGTCTGCCGGCAGATCCGGCAGCGGTGGCGGCAGGTTGTCGATGATATTGAGCAGCGGCACACCGCGCTCCACGGTCTTGTCCAGACGGAAGTAGAGGAGCGGGCTGCAGCGCAGCTTCACGCGCTTGTAGAGATCCCGCTGCAGATGGCCACGGGCCTTGTTGAGCTTTTCGACAGCGGCCTCCTGCTGATGAGGCTTGCCGAGAACGCCCACGTAAACAAAGCACTGCCTCATGTCCGGCGTCACGCTCACCTCATGGATGGTGACGAAGCAATTCTCGATCCGGAAATCCTTCTCGATGATGGTGCCCAGCTCACGCCGGATGAGCTCGCAGACTTTTTCGACTCGGAGGGACATTAGAGAGTTTGGGCGATCTTTTCGAGCTCGTAGCACTCAATGACGTCGTTTTCTTCGTAGTCGCTGAAGCCGGAGAGCTTGATACCGCACTCCAGGCCGTTGCGCACTTCGTTGACTTCGTCCTGGAAGCGGCGAAGCGTTTCGAAGCCGCCGTCGTATACTGCCTGTCCGTCACGCAGCACGCGGGCGCGCTGCTTGCGGTTCATGACGCCATCGGTGACCACGGAGCCACCCACAAAGCCCTTGTTGACCTTGAAGACCTGCTTCACGCGAGCGTGGCCGATGACCTTTTCGCGGGTGATCGGATCCAGCAGACCGGCCATGGCTTCCTTCACCTGGTCGATGAGTTCATAGATGATGGAGTAGAGCTTGATCTGAACTGTCTCGCGTTTGGACACAGTCAGCGCCTTGTTTTCCACCTTCACATTGAAGCCGAGAATGATCGCGTCCGAGGCACTGGCCAGCAGCACGTCGCTCTCGTTGATCGCGCCCACCTCCTTGTGCAGGATGTCCAGGTTGCACTTGTCGCTCGGGATGTCGGTAAGGCACTTGGCCACAGCTTCGACGGAGCCCTGAACGTCGCACTTGAGGACGATCTTGAGGGCCTTCTTGTTGCTGTCCTCGATGCTGGCAAAGAGATGCTCCAGAGTGGAGCGGCGCGGCACGCTGAGCTTCTTCTGGCGGATCTCCTCCAGGCGCTCCTCGCTGAGCTTCTTCACATCGCGCTCGTTGTTCATCACCACCACTTCATCGCCCACATGGGGCATGTCGCTGAAGCCGATGACTTCGCAAGGCATGCCAGGAAGCACTTCCTTGATGGTCTCGCCGCGGTCGTTGATCAGAGCCTTGACCTTGCCCCAGTAAGGGCCGCAGATGAAGGGCTGGCCAACCTTGAGAGTACCCTGGCCGATGATGACCGTGGCCACCGGGCCCTTACCAGCCACCATCGAGGACTCGATGACGGTGGCGCGTGGAGAGGCTTTCGGGTCCGCCTTGAGCTCCAGCACTTCGGCCTGGAGGCTCATGGTGTCCAACAGGTTGTCGAGGCCCAGGCCGGTCTTGGCGGAGACCTCCATGCACTCGATCTCACCACCCCAGTCCACCGGCGCCAAGCCGATGTCCTGCAGCTGGCTCTTCACCCGCATCACGTTGGCCGTGGGCAGGTCACATTTGTTGATGGCCACCATGAGCTGCACGCCTGCCGCCTTGGCATGGCTGAGCGCCTCCTTGGTCTGGGGCATGATGCCGTCATCTGCGGCCACCACGAGCACCACGATGTCCGTCACATTGGCACCGCGTGCACGCATGGCGGAGAAAGCCGCATGGCCGGGGGTGTCGATGAAGGTGATGGGCCTGCCGTCGTGGAAAATGCAATAGGCACCGATGTGCTGGGTGATGCCGCCCGCCTCTCCGGCGGTCACGTGCGTCTTGCGCAGGGCATCGAGGAGGGAGGTCTTGCCATGGTCCACGTGGCCCATGAAGGTGATGATGGGAGCGCGAAGCTGAAGCTTTTCCTGCTCCACCTCTTCGACCACCTGAGCCACGGGCTCGACGATGACTTCCTCCACCTTGTGCACGCCCGCGCCTTTTTCGCGCTTTTCGCGCTCCAGCTTGAAGCCGTGCTTTTCGCAAATTTTCTCGGCGATCTCGATGTCCACCGCCTTGTCAGCGCTGGCAAAGACCTTGAACGCAATCAGGTCAGAAATGATCTTGAAGGGCTTCAGGCCCATCTTGTCCGCCAGATCCTTGACGATGATCGGGGGCTTCAGGTGAATAATCTTCTCGCCATTATCGCCGACCTCAAACTCAGGCACGGGAATGTCCGTGGGCGGCGCATGCACGATCGGCACGATGGGCTTCGGCGGTGCGGGCTCTTCCTTCAGCAGGGAGATCGGTGGCAGAGCGCTCTGCTGCACAGCCTCTTCCACCGGACGACGGCGCTTGGGCTTTTCGCTCTCTTCAAAGAGATTCAGCGCAGCGGCTTTGCGCTCATCCAGCGTCGGCTTGGCCGGTGCTGCCGGCTCGGGGGCCGGGGCGGGTGCGGGCTCTGCGGCCTTCTTGGTGGCACCCAGCGGCGGCAGGGAGGTTTCCTTCAGCGGGCCGCGGTTTCTTGGCTTCTTTTCCTCAATCAATGACAACACCTTCCCCTTCGATTCCTGGGCGGAAGTGGTGCTGTCTGCAGGCAGCACCTCACCGACAGCGTCGTCGGTCTGGGGCTTGCTCTTTTTCGAGGATGAAGGCTTGCTGGGAGGCATGAGAGGCTGGGATCGGGCGAGCTACGGCGTGAGAGTCGGGCTGGTCTGAGGTTTGGGTTTGTGAAAAAAGTGTGTTCATGGCGGCACAGGGGCTGGCTCCTAGGCGGGAGCAGAAGCATGTGCTGCGGCTTTGTCGAAAATCTGCTGTGCCAGACCGGTGTCACCGTCAAGCACCTCGGCGATGTCGCTCACTTCCACGCCGGTGGCCAGAGTGTTGAGATCGCCCATGCCGCCCTGGGTGAGCTTGAGCGCCACGTCTTCGGAGATGCCCAAGGCATCCACGAGGTGGTGCACTGCGCTGCCCATCTGGCCTTCAAAGACCTCGGAGGCGTGCTCGTCCTTCTCAATGATGAGGTCCATGCCCACCAGGCGGGAGGTCAGGCGGGCGTTTTGGCCGCGACGACCGATGGCCTTGGAGAGATCCTCCTCGCTCACCGTCAGGCGAGCCTGCTTCTTGTCAGGGCTCACGTGAATGGAGATGACCTTGATGGGCTTGAGCGCCTCGCGCACGAACTCAGCAGGGTCGGACTTCCAGCGGATGATGTCCACCTTCTCGTTGTTCAGTTCGCGAACGATGTTCTTCACGCGTGCGCCGCGCAGGCCCACGCAGGCACCCACGGGGTCCACCTTTTCGTCGGCGCTGTGCACGGCGACCTTGGTGCGGTAGCCGGCCTCACGAGCAATGCTGGCGATCTCGACCGTGCGGTCGCCGATCTCGCTGACTTCAAATTCAAACAGGCGGCGAACAAAATTGGGATGTGCACGGGAGAGCACGATCTCGGGCCCGCGGCCGCTGTCTTTTTCCACCGCCTTCACGTAGAAGCGCATGCGGTCACCCGGGGTGTAGTCTTCCGTGGCCACGCGCTCCTTGGAGGTCATGACGCCTTCAAACTTGCCCAGATCCACGACCACGTCGGACTTTTCAAAGCGGCGCACCACACCGCTGACGACGTCGCCGGTACGGTCCTTGAATTCCTCGTAGAGGTTTTCTTTTTCGGCCATGCGCAGGCGCTGCAGCATGGTCTGCTTGGCCGTCTGCGCCGCGATGCGGCCCATGTTGTTGGGGGTGACTTCGACCTCGATTTCGTCGCCAAGGACGGCGTTCTTGTTGAAGCGCTTGGCCAGCGCGAGGGGGAGCTCCTCCCAGCGATTGGCCACAGTCTCCACGGCGATCAGCTTGGCAAAAGCCTTGATCGTCCCCTTGTCGGGGTCGATGTCGATGCGCAGCTCACGAGCCGGGCCGATGCTCTTTTTAGAAGCGGCCAGCAATGCCTGTGACAGGGCCTCGACCATCTTGAGACGGTCGATTCCTTTCTCTTTCTCGTAGTAATCGAAAAGGGCTTTGAGTTCGCTGATCATATGAAAATCTTGATTTCACCAGACAAAAAAGAGCGGGGACGGGCCCCACTCTCGCCGTAAAAAAACGCTTATTCTGTCCGAGAAGAGATTGATCATAGAGGAGCGCCACAAATCAGCAACCAAAAAATTGGCCCAAGCTCTGCCGTTTCCTCGGGCGTTTTCAGCAGCCCGTGAATCTGGTATGCAGCCTTCATTTTGAAGGCCCTTGCAGGTGTAAACACGCCTCCAACACTGTTTCCACCGCTTTCCCTGCCCTGCTGAACCCCCATCATCCGCCCATGGATGAACACCTTAGCCATTCCCCCTTGGCAGGCACGTTTTTCACCGAGCCACCCCTAGGATAAGGCACTCACTTTTGAGACGCGATCTCATCAGCTGAGTAAAAACCCGCTCGGTGGTGACTGGAGCCCGCCTGCCCCCCCTCCCGGAACCTGTGACCATGTGCAGCAGCTTCCCTGAAGGTTTGAGCCTCACACCGCGTTCACCCCTGATGCGCCAACCCACCGCCGCCCTGATCTCCTGTCTCGCCCTTTACCTTTGCGCACCCGTCTCCGCCGCCCCGGCGCAACCCAATATCGTCGTCATCTTCATGGACGACATGGGCTATGCCGATGTGAGCTGCTTTGGTGCGCAGGGTTACCAAACACCGAACATCGACAAACTGGCAGCCGAGGGGCGCAAGTTCACCAACTTCCATGTGGCGCAGCCGGTGTGCAGCGCCTCGCGCACCGCGCTGCTGACCGGCTGCTACCCCAACCGCCTGGGCATGCACGGCGCGCTGGGACCGAATGCCAAACACGGCATCAACTCCAATGAGATGACCCTGGCCGAACTGGTGAAGCAGAAAGGCTACGCCACAGCTGCCGTGGGCAAGTGGCACCTCGGCTCCCTGCCGCAGTTCCTGCCCACCCAGCACGGATTTGACCAGTACTACGGCATCCCCTACTCCAATGACATGTGGCCTTTCCACCCCCAGGCCAAGAAGGGCGCCTACCCCGACCTGCCGATGTATGAAGACGACCACGTGGTGGATGCCAACGTGACCCCCGAGGACCAGACGCGCCTCACGACTGACTACACCGCACGCGGCGTGCAGTTTATCGAGAAGCACAAGGACAAGCCCTTCCTGCTCTACCTGGCGCATAGCATGGTGCATGTACCGCTTTTTGTGAGCGAAAAATACCAAGGCAAATCCGGCAAGGGGCTCTTTGCGGATGTGATGATGGAGGTGGACTGGTCCGTGGGCCAGATCATGGACACACTGAAGAAAAATGGCCTGGAGGACAACACCTGGGTCATTTTCACCTCCGACAACGGCCCCTGGCTGAGCTACGGCGACCACGCTGGCAGCGCAGGCCCGCTGCGCGAGGGCAAAGGCACCTGCTGGGAAGGCGGCACCCGTGTGACGGGCATCATGAAATGGCCCGGCAAAATCCCCCCCGGAACCACCACTGACACCATGATGATGACGATCGACCTCCTGCCCACCATCGCAGGAGTCATCGGCGCCAAGCTGCCAGACCACAAGATCGACGGCCTCGACTGCTGGCCCATCGTCTCGGGAGCGCCTGACGCCAAAAACCCGCACGACTTCTACGCCTTCTACTATGAGCAGAACCAACTGCAGGCCA contains the following coding sequences:
- the rbfA gene encoding 30S ribosome-binding factor RbfA, which encodes MSLRVEKVCELIRRELGTIIEKDFRIENCFVTIHEVSVTPDMRQCFVYVGVLGKPHQQEAAVEKLNKARGHLQRDLYKRVKLRCSPLLYFRLDKTVERGVPLLNIIDNLPPPLPDLPADEGQDGAQTSSAK
- the hisB gene encoding imidazoleglycerol-phosphate dehydratase HisB; the protein is MSQARTAKQHRKTAETDIEIELNVDGSGKSQIDTGVPFFDHMLTLFSKHGLFDLKVKVVGDIEVDYHHTVEDTGIVLGNCFREALGNKAGITRYGFFLLPMDETLAEVAMDLSGRAFLSYHAPERVEAIGGVNRFSYQLVEEFLRAFSSSLLATLHVEIRRGRDAHHMAEAIFKGLARALDAATKLDPRVTGIPSTKDVL
- the hisH gene encoding imidazole glycerol phosphate synthase subunit HisH, with the translated sequence MKLGVLDYGGGNLRSVLNAFDAIDAHADLVTKPEDFASIDVLVFPGQGAFGDSIRILKETGLWEPLQAWLKAEKPYLGICLGYQLLFESSEESPGVEGLCVAKGQVKKFDPASGLKIPHMGWNVAQWEPAQAAVWSGLPNPTHIYFVHSYYPDVQDESLALCRTDYGVSFISGIAKKNLVAVQFHPEKSQEAGLTLLRNSLQVLKTQAQIE
- the nusA gene encoding transcription termination factor NusA; translation: MISELKALFDYYEKEKGIDRLKMVEALSQALLAASKKSIGPARELRIDIDPDKGTIKAFAKLIAVETVANRWEELPLALAKRFNKNAVLGDEIEVEVTPNNMGRIAAQTAKQTMLQRLRMAEKENLYEEFKDRTGDVVSGVVRRFEKSDVVVDLGKFEGVMTSKERVATEDYTPGDRMRFYVKAVEKDSGRGPEIVLSRAHPNFVRRLFEFEVSEIGDRTVEIASIAREAGYRTKVAVHSADEKVDPVGACVGLRGARVKNIVRELNNEKVDIIRWKSDPAEFVREALKPIKVISIHVSPDKKQARLTVSEEDLSKAIGRRGQNARLTSRLVGMDLIIEKDEHASEVFEGQMGSAVHHLVDALGISEDVALKLTQGGMGDLNTLATGVEVSDIAEVLDGDTGLAQQIFDKAAAHASAPA
- a CDS encoding DUF1501 domain-containing protein, yielding MGLGGIALNELLAQGSESVDHGVLGGTHFAPKAKRIIYLFMSGGPSHLDLFDYKPLLNKRHGEQLPDSVRGTQRLTGMSGNQSSIPMVGSPFKFTQHGQAGGWFSELLPHTASIADDICVARSMFTESINHGPGVTFFQTGTQIPGRPSFGSWLSYGLGAENANLPSFTVLITKGKGGQPLGSHLWGSGFLPTKHQGVLFRAAKDPVLYLGNPAGVSADSRRLMLDRLKELHEHQFAGTPDAEIQNRIDHYEMAFRMQTSIPEVTDLSDEPQHILDSYGPDVKTPGTFAANCLQARRLAEKGVRFIQLYHQDWDHHGGLPGALPKLCKETDQPAAALVKDLKQRGLLEDTLVVWGGEFGRTAYCQGKISTNFGRDHHPRCFSAWFAGGGIKAGSVYGETDDFGYNTVKDGLHIHDFHATLMYLLGIDHERLTYKFQGRRYRLTDIHGKVQKGLLA
- a CDS encoding sulfatase family protein, which produces MRQPTAALISCLALYLCAPVSAAPAQPNIVVIFMDDMGYADVSCFGAQGYQTPNIDKLAAEGRKFTNFHVAQPVCSASRTALLTGCYPNRLGMHGALGPNAKHGINSNEMTLAELVKQKGYATAAVGKWHLGSLPQFLPTQHGFDQYYGIPYSNDMWPFHPQAKKGAYPDLPMYEDDHVVDANVTPEDQTRLTTDYTARGVQFIEKHKDKPFLLYLAHSMVHVPLFVSEKYQGKSGKGLFADVMMEVDWSVGQIMDTLKKNGLEDNTWVIFTSDNGPWLSYGDHAGSAGPLREGKGTCWEGGTRVTGIMKWPGKIPPGTTTDTMMMTIDLLPTIAGVIGAKLPDHKIDGLDCWPIVSGAPDAKNPHDFYAFYYEQNQLQAISSGDGRWKLQLPHTYRSLPPDTPKATGGKPVNYVPVKIEQPELYDLYTDLSESKNLAVQNPDEVARLQKHAEAIRAELGDSLMKMPKGSGTREAGK
- the infB gene encoding translation initiation factor IF-2 encodes the protein MPPSKPSSSKKSKPQTDDAVGEVLPADSTTSAQESKGKVLSLIEEKKPRNRGPLKETSLPPLGATKKAAEPAPAPAPEPAAPAKPTLDERKAAALNLFEESEKPKRRRPVEEAVQQSALPPISLLKEEPAPPKPIVPIVHAPPTDIPVPEFEVGDNGEKIIHLKPPIIVKDLADKMGLKPFKIISDLIAFKVFASADKAVDIEIAEKICEKHGFKLEREKREKGAGVHKVEEVIVEPVAQVVEEVEQEKLQLRAPIITFMGHVDHGKTSLLDALRKTHVTAGEAGGITQHIGAYCIFHDGRPITFIDTPGHAAFSAMRARGANVTDIVVLVVAADDGIMPQTKEALSHAKAAGVQLMVAINKCDLPTANVMRVKSQLQDIGLAPVDWGGEIECMEVSAKTGLGLDNLLDTMSLQAEVLELKADPKASPRATVIESSMVAGKGPVATVIIGQGTLKVGQPFICGPYWGKVKALINDRGETIKEVLPGMPCEVIGFSDMPHVGDEVVVMNNERDVKKLSEERLEEIRQKKLSVPRRSTLEHLFASIEDSNKKALKIVLKCDVQGSVEAVAKCLTDIPSDKCNLDILHKEVGAINESDVLLASASDAIILGFNVKVENKALTVSKRETVQIKLYSIIYELIDQVKEAMAGLLDPITREKVIGHARVKQVFKVNKGFVGGSVVTDGVMNRKQRARVLRDGQAVYDGGFETLRRFQDEVNEVRNGLECGIKLSGFSDYEENDVIECYELEKIAQTL